The stretch of DNA CGGCCTCAACTCCTGTGGCGTTGAGTGCTTCAACAGCAAGCCCTAAGTCCTTGGCCATCAAAGCTCCGGCAAATCCTGGCTGGTAGTCGCGGTTGGCTGGGCTGGTTGGTACCGGGCCAGGGACTGGGCAGTTGGTGGTCAACGACCAGCACTGACCCGAAGCATTGGCTGCAACATCGAACAATGCTTGGTGTGTCAGGCCAAGCTTTTCGCCCAGCACAAATGCCTCGCTGACAGCGATCATGGATACGCCAAGGATCATGTTGTTACACACCTTGGCCGCCTGCCCCGAGCCAGGACCACCACACAGCACGATCCNTTTGCCCATGATGTCAAAGATGGGCATGGCTGCTGCAAAGTCGGCCTCGGACCCGCCCACCATGAACGTCAGTGTTCCTGCCTCAGCGCCCACCACGCCACCTGAGACGGNGGCATCGAGCCCTCTGTGCCCGCTAGCTACCACCATTTCGTGGGCGGTGCGGGCGTCTTCCACGGAAATAGTTGAGCATTCAAGAANAAGTGCCCCGGGTTTGGCTGCTGCCAGCAATCCACCTCCGGGGCCTTCGCCCTCGAAAGCTGCAANAACGTGTTTCCCAGCGGGCAACATGGTGATGATCACGTCTGCCCCGGTGGCCGCGGCGGCCGAGGACTCGGCTAGAACAACACCTGCGGCAGCGGCAGCTTCAAACGCAGCGGGCACCACATCAAAACCCTTCACCGTGTACCCGGCCGCCACCAGATTCGCCGCCATGGGCCCACCCATGTGCCCCAACCCGATGAAAGCAAGCTGTAGTTCGCGGTTCTTAGACATTTCCTTGCTCATGGTCATATCCCTTTCGCAGCATTCTCCGGAGCGGTTAAACCCAATTCGCGTTCACCCAAGTCTGCGAATGCTTCCTCAATCACGGAAGCCGAAACCTGTGNCAAAGCCGCCGGCGCCCAGGCCGGATTTCTGTCCTTGTCAACAAGCTGGGCCCTGATCCCTTCAGCAAAATCGGGCCACCGCAGGGCACGTAGTGACACCCGCAACTCCTGGTTCAAGACCTCCTCCAGCGAAGGCAGCATCCGTGCCCGCCGCAGCGCCGCCAGGGTCACGCTCACAGCAGTAGGGGACTTCTNTGAAATCGTTTCCGCCGCCGCAGTGGCCGCGGNGTCTCCTACCCGCGCCAACCGCTCAAGGATACTCACAACGCCATCTGGCGCGTACGCCTCATCAATCCACCAGCGCTGCCCTGCCAAGGCCGACTCTGGGGCAACCTGTCCATGGCGTGCCACGACGGAGCTTGCCTCACGCTCGGATAGCTCGGCCACCAATGCCGGCAGCATGGCGGAGTCAACATAGTGACTGGCGAGCCCCATGGCGATGGCGTCGGCGCCGCTGACCATGGAACCGGTGAGAGCCGCGTGGGTGCCCATTTCTCCCGGCGCACGGGACAGTAAAANAGTGCCGCCAACATCGGGAACAAAGCCGATCCCGGTTTCAGGCATCCCAATCCGGGAGCGCTCTGTGACAATTCGGTGCGAGGCATGAGCGGAAATCCCTACGCCACCGCCGAGCACCACACCATCCATGAGGCTCACAATGGGTTTGGGATAGCGCCTGATACGAGCATTGAGGTGGTATTCATCGCGCCAGAACGTCTCACTGGAGTCACNCCCAGTGCGGGCATCATGATAGATGGAGACAATGTCCCCGCCAGCACACAAGCCACGCTCGCCGGCACCTGAAATGAGGACCGTTGCCACGGCGTCGTCATTTTCCCACTCATCAAGGCACTGCGCCAGCGTGGTGACCATGGCCGCATTGAGCGCGTTCATGGCTTGGGGCCTATTCAATATCAGGTGTCCCAGCTGGCCAGTTCGCTCCACGAGAACCTCATTGTGCTCCATGTACCTATCCTCCACGGTTCAGCGCTCCACGGCCAGACGGCCAATGATCAAACGCATGATTTCGTTACTGCCTTCAAGAATTTGATGCACCCGCAGGTCTCGGACTAACTTCTCCAGCCCATACTCGCTGAGGTAGCCATACCCGCCGTGCAATTGCAGTGCCTGGTTGGCCACGTGGAATCCGGCGTCGGTGGCCACCATTTTAGCCATGGCGCACAGTTTGACGGTATCCGGGGCGCCCGCATCCAGGGCTTTGGCCGCGCGCATCAGCATGGTCCGGGAGATTTCAAGATCCGTGTCCATCTGCGCAATTTCAAAGAGTAGGTGCTGCTTGTCAATGAGCGGGCCACCAAATGCTTGCCGTTCTTTCAAATAGGCGATGGATTTTTCCAGCGCCGCCCGGCCACCACCCAGTGAGCAGGCGCCGATGTTTACGCGCCCGCCATTGAGGCCCTTCATGGCAATACCGAAGCCATCGCCTTCTTCCCCGAGCCGGTTGCCGACCGGGATGCGCACGTTTTCAAACACCACTTGGCGGGTTGGTTGGGCCCGCCAGCCCATCTTCTTCTCATCGGCACCGAAGCTGAGCCCCGGTGCATCGTGGGGAACCACGACGGCGGTGATCCNCCGGCTGCCTAGATCGGCTGTGCGGACCATCACCAAATACCAAGCGGCAGC from Arthrobacter polaris encodes:
- the mmsB gene encoding 3-hydroxyisobutyrate dehydrogenase; the protein is MSKNRELQLAFIGLGHMGGPMAANLVAAGYTVKGFDVVPAAFEAAAAAGVVLAESSAAAATGADVIITMLPAGKHVXAAFEGEGPGGGLLAAAKPGALXLECSTISVEDARTAHEMVVASGHRGLDAXVSGGVVGAEAGTLTFMVGGSEADFAAAMPIFDIMGKXIVLCGGPGSGQAAKVCNNMILGVSMIAVSEAFVLGEKLGLTHQALFDVAANASGQCWSLTTNCPVPGPVPTSPANRDYQPGFAGALMAKDLGLAVEALNATGVEAVLGRSAEEIYREFSLEGGAGADFSGIINSIRAASQGNG
- a CDS encoding enoyl-CoA hydratase/isomerase family protein yields the protein MEHNEVLVERTGQLGHLILNRPQAMNALNAAMVTTLAQCLDEWENDDAVATVLISGAGERGLCAGGDIVSIYHDARTGXDSSETFWRDEYHLNARIRRYPKPIVSLMDGVVLGGGVGISAHASHRIVTERSRIGMPETGIGFVPDVGGTXLLSRAPGEMGTHAALTGSMVSGADAIAMGLASHYVDSAMLPALVAELSEREASSVVARHGQVAPESALAGQRWWIDEAYAPDGVVSILERLARVGDXAATAAAETISXKSPTAVSVTLAALRRARMLPSLEEVLNQELRVSLRALRWPDFAEGIRAQLVDKDRNPAWAPAALXQVSASVIEEAFADLGERELGLTAPENAAKGI
- a CDS encoding acyl-CoA dehydrogenase family protein, translating into MDQLTPDQEAVVEMVRDFATTALAPHTAQWDEDKYFPVEVLAEAGSLGMGGIYVGEEHGXSGLNRTDAVLIFEELAAVDPTIAAYISIHNMVAWMIDAFGNDTQRAAWLPGITAMTELTSYCLSEPGVGSDAAALTTRAVRDGDDYLINGTKQFISGAGAAAWYLVMVRTADLGSRXITAVVVPHDAPGLSFGADEKKMGWRAQPTRQVVFENVRIPVGNRLGEEGDGFGIAMKGLNGGRVNIGACSLGGGRAALEKSIAYLKERQAFGGPLIDKQHLLFEIAQMDTDLEISRTMLMRAAKALDAGAPDTVKLCAMAKMVATDAGFHVANQALQLHGGYGYLSEYGLEKLVRDLRVHQILEGSNEIMRLIIGRLAVER